From one Melospiza melodia melodia isolate bMelMel2 chromosome 4, bMelMel2.pri, whole genome shotgun sequence genomic stretch:
- the RESF1 gene encoding retroelement silencing factor 1 isoform X1 has translation MDWNVRPVQNADANTNLQNEGACFTQILPNGHGFPQTNANSSKNACTHAENNQIVYMPAMNVPFPAVNAEGFKTSDQTSPGASVTGNNFFMSKYSVKRHQQMYGPGLKPPLQNSPLRPEMTPTSWPVSNPYSFPCRNVPPLSSQVNTGNNVRSVLGEPQYANTNAYTAQPEMLQHNSLRLATLHQGGIHPQNNSFPLPASGQHVQPQIFNANNQCKVLYSVNQNTGTNVQLTQFQQSQMASEAPRGCSAPSLLPANCVPRPVAHSSMGVPQEMQNVPNGYNINQQRYPLDPKNAPGFNSIQQHCQKQQPGEVSQSIRNVCNPSGSVTANRSFSESSVSSPGTPKELIDVVKEIEALSSKPLSDPASVPESQTSGLINGPINAQIASAAATHGGITKERLAWEAEKLKCLKKRVVLLETVHNYKKRIYNEKNTHSLPPAYPCSPSNCLPCVPKQNVQPPPPEAVRTERPTFMVPHEERNDKNLASADSRRLEVTQSSPQVKQGTLSSSFTPIPSQSKVPAQFNNPESTLEQRDVHALASSPGAVTSSSSASCFAPAGSSVRAASKTLQIGPANSSFLQFALSSTNALKEKTAGATADKILTNLLCSEKPLLDTSAWGGSLVKDSSEKNVESLKGEQASEAHTNSAASETIASGDAQLQTEVAQKKTPFTENATCSQSNCSYSMEEVVACLRLWGKYSPESVSVENKQSNESPTANQASPSDQNAKKGEKNNVLDSMDEAVLPVTTTSVGQKLDTLTSSLIKNFEPQVAVVSPLVLSEQRALSEQAGKIPTPEGKTYPVINSESICSLQEEGENGLSVASTVKRTIENGWSSPSDGVLEQIVDSHLQEVKAADENQRKVSQSAQDARQNGQLGLQNKASLPESGTNFCSQISQEGTRDHEDKQAVLEAGDTSTSLLENNMFCISSVCSLVEGDKFYNPQIAGMFKSLYEKQPSEGNTSGARQKEQHLDLNKTELSNNTAQRESLLLKMLEKSPSHLEKESSGNPPKAVSTSEQSTSFKASSKHPENSLESLANINQKLAQNSLDFSVSITAKTNAPTVPGDHSKQNSMPSKNSMEKDVNFFGAKPSKYLKDQLLALVMEFPYGIEGADMLTKEATQNRSVAEGAENQSQKEVKICEKNSYLKDPVNQTKTAVLRSDQIQELSPGHSQCPSSDSKGEVSQQSEKASADRDKLEGSVQPSQDPCEKEKTPQETSKPSEKSEDRSLMGGVAVAYKTPHCPSQLETPGSEKNDCQLSKAENTDSAETEEKKSQSDALKKENCAAGGGLTISEIIPDSISKNKDICKYTSEMNKKPRLKVDNEYKLPTTQQEKTGPVNSFEKQNADKCKSSSLKERLQIDKGTQVSSKELSSFKKEQEKTDHTYADNMAKLSVKKERVFITESLSKDITKPDLTMKPKTDIHQSVKSETVEIKLSEVSQGQKLKTCEEKSAEEQNCREKKEVLKQDVGISVKVQTKLPAEMKHKKLSSYRADAVKFSDSSTVDFKSRHTKYSQHKSVKVHSLQEQPYKRKMKENMVGKREFKKAKLEEEGLKQSEGKSSKQLAHNCLLNADKAKKLNGENGWKPRSSLADCSVLKLQRKRARSSSMSKSFFSSKERHLDGQNKDKCSEKMFPDKNLLYLNRRNNRLKLHLQKEPKKHYLNRVAFKRTAQERIYLTKLETSPVRPVWHRTTKVSKGSNSKKDVSVSTVEKSCKQEVLEFKLCPEILFRNPAPGEESLAAKNSPERDKVVVEGVKSKKEDWLKCEPVKQKKLEDISTAEDSIPLDTAIQILEGEGETLHIPVKDSKEMFQTYRKMYLEKKMQKS, from the coding sequence atGGACTGGAACGTAAGGCCAGTCCAGAATGCTGATGCAAATACAAACCTGCAAAATGAAGGAGCATGTTTCACTCAGATACTTCCTAATGGACATGGCTTTCCTCAGACAAATGCCAACTCCTCTAAAAATGCCTGCACTCATGCTGAAAATAACCAAATCGTGTATATGCCAGCTATGAATGTTCCTTTCCCTGCTGTAAATGCTGAAGGATTCAAAACTTCAGACCAAACCTCACCAGGAGCATCTGTAACTGGTAATAATTTCTTTATGTCAAAATACTCAGTTAAAAGACATCAGCAGATGTACGGACCAGGTCTGAAACCTCCCCTTCAGAACTCCCCTTTGCGGCCAGAGATGACTCCGACTTCTTGGCCAGTGTCTAATCCCTACAGTTTTCCCTGCAGGAATGTGCCCCCCCTGTCCTCCCAGGTGAACACAGGGAATAATGTAAGGAGCGTGCTTGGGGAGCCCCAGTACGCCAACACCAACGCTTACACGGCGCAGCCAGAAATGCTGCAGCATAATTCCCTGAGACTTGCAACACTACATCAAGGTGGCATTCATCCCCAGAATAAttcttttcctcttcctgctTCCGGGCAACACGTCCAACCCCAAATATTTAATGCCAATAATCAGTGTAAAGTTTTGTATTCGGTGAATCAAAATACTGGGACAAACGTACAGCTGACACAATTTCAGCAGAGTCAGATGGCATCAGAAGCTCCCAGAGGATGTTCTGCACCATCTTTGTTGCCTGCCAACTGTGTTCCAAGGCCTGTAGCACATTCTTCAATGGGTGTACCACAGGAAATGCAAAATGTACCCAATGGATACAACATTAACCAGCAGAGGTACCCACTGGATCCAAAAAATGCTCCTGGGTTTAACAGTATTCAGCAACACTGTCAGAAGCAGCAACCTGGAGAAGTCAGTCAGTCCATTAGGAATGTCTGTAATCCAAGTGGAAGTGTGACAGCAAATCGGTCTTTTAGTGAAAGTTCTGTGTCATCCCCTGGCACTCCCAAAGAACTGATTGATGTTGTGAAAGAAATAGAAGctctttcttcaaagccactgagTGATCCTGCTTCAGTTCCAGAGAGCCAGACTAGTGGTTTGATAAATGGGCCTATTAATGCTCAGATTgcctcagcagcagcaacacATGGAGGAATTACAAAGGAGAGACTAGCTTGGGAAGCTGAAAAGCTGAAATGTCTTAAAAAAAGGGTTGTCCTGCTTGAAACGGTTCATAATTATAAAAAAAGAATCTATAATGAAAAAAATACTCATTCTCTTCCACCTGCTTATCCCTGTTCTCCTTCTAATTGTCTTCCATGTGTGCCCAAACAAAATGTACAGCCTCCCCCACCTGAAGCAGTGAGGACAGAGAGGCCCACATTCATGGTTCCACATGAGGAAAGAAATGACAAAAACCTAGCCAGTGCTGATAGCAGAAGATTGGAGGTGACTCAAAGTAGCCCTCAGGTGAAGCAGGGAACTCTTTCATCAAGCTTCACTCCTATTCCCTCTCAGAGCAAAGTCCCAGCTCAGTTTAATAATCCTGAGAGCACCTTGGAACAAAGGGATGTGCATGCCTTGGCCTCTTCTCCAGGAGCTGTGACTTCCTCGAGCAGTGCTTCGTGTTTTGCTCCAGCAGGgagctctgtcagggctgcaTCAAAGACTCTGCAAATTGGCCCTGCCAACTCATCATTTCTTCAGTTTGCGCTGAGCAGCACAAATGCACTCAAAGAGAAGACAGCTGGTGCTACTGCTGATAAAATACTGACCAATCTCCTGTGTAGTGAAAAACCACTGCTTGATACCTCTGCCTGGGGTGGAAGCTTGGTAAAAGACAGCAGTGAGAAGAACGTAGAAAGTCTGAAAGGTGAGCAGGCATCTGAGGCTCACACAAACTCTGCTGCATCAGAAACAATTGCATCTGGTGATGCTCAGCTGCAGACTGAGGTCGCTCAGAAAAAAACACCATTCACTGAAAATGCAACCTGCAGCCAGAGCAATTGTAGTTACTCTATGGAAGAGGTGGTTGCGTGTCTGCGCCTGTGGGGGAAGTATTCACCAGAATCTGTAAGTGTGGAAAATAAACAGTCAAATGAAAGCCCCACAGCTAATCAGGCTTCACCCTCTGACCAAAATgcaaagaagggagaaaaaaataatgtgCTGGATAGCATGGATGAGGCTGTTTTGCCTGTAACAACTACCTCTGTGGGACAAAAGCTTGATACACTGACTTCCAGTTTGATAAAAAATTTTGAGCCTCAAGTTGCAGTTGTCTCTCCTTTAGTACTTAGTGAACAAAGAGCACTAAGTGAGCAGGCAGGCAAGATCCCAACACCTGAAGGTAAAACCTATCCAGTGATCAACTCAGAGAGCATATGTAGCTTGCAAGAAGAGGGGGAAAATGGTTTAAGTGTGGCAAGTACTGTCAAAAGAACTATAGAAAATGGTTGGTCATCACCCAGTGATGGTGTTCTGGAACAAATAGTGGACTCACATTTGCAAGAGGTCAAAGCAGCTGATGAAAATCAAAGGAAAGTTAGTCAATCTGCACAAGATGCAAGACAAAATGGGCAGCTTGGATTACAAAACAAGGCTTCTCTTCCTGAATCAGGCACAAATTTTTGTAGTCAAATCTCTCAAGAAGGTACAAGAGACCATGAAGACAAGCAagctgtgttagaggcaggggATACATCCACATCTCTGCTGGAAAATAACATGTTTTGTATTTCTAGTGTGTGCTCTCTTGTTGAAGGTGATAAATTTTATAACCcacaaatagcaggcatgttcAAGTCACTCTATGAGAAACAGCCATCAGAGGGAAACACATCTGGTGCAAGGCAAAAGGAGCAACATCTGGACTTGAATAAAACTGAGCTGAGCAATAACACTGCCCAAAGAGAGAGCTTGCTGCTAAAAATGTTGGAAAAATCACCAAGTCATTTGGAGAAGGAAAGCAGTGGCAATCCTCCTAAAGCAGTTTCTACCTCTGAACAAAGCACATCATTCAAGGCATCTTCCAAGCATCCTGAAAATTCCTTAGAAAGTCTTGCTAATATAAATCAGAAGTTAGCTCAAAATTCACTGGATTTCTCTGTCAGCATAACTGCTAAAACAAATGCACCCACTGTTCCAGGAGACCACAGTAAACAAAATTCCATGCCCAGTAAAAATAGCATGGAAAAGGATGTGAACTTTTTTGGAGCAAAACCTAGTAAATATCTAAAAGACCAGCTGCTTGCTCTGGTGATGGAGTTTCCATATGGCATTGAAGGTGCTGATATGCtaacaaaagaagcaacacaaaATCGTTCAGTGGCTGAAGGGGCAGAGAACCAGTCTCAAAAGGAAGTTAAAATTTGTGAGAAGAACTCTTATTTGAAGGACCCAGTAAATCAGACTAAAACTGCAGTGTTAAGATCTGATCAGATCCAAGAACTgtctcctgggcacagccagtgTCCCTCTAGTGACAGCAAGGGAGAAGTGAGTCAGCAGTCAGAAAAGGCTtcagctgacagggacaagcttgAAGGCAGTGTCCAGCCTAGTCAGGATCCATGtgagaaggaaaaaaccccacaagaaaCTTCCAAGCCCAGTGAAAAAAGTGAAGATCGCTCTTTAATGGGTGGTGTAGCTGTAGCATATAAAACACCACATTGTCCCTCTCAATTAGAAACACCTGGTTCAGAGAAAAATGATTGTCAGCTTTCAAAAGCTGAAAATACTGACTCTGCggagacagaagaaaaaaaaagtcagtctgatgccttgaaaaaggaaaactgtGCAGCGGGAGGAGGCCTGACAATTTCTGAAATAATCCCAGACAGTATTAGCAAAAATAAAGATATTTgcaaatacacttctgaaatgaaCAAAAAACCTAGGCTGAAGGTGGATAATGAATACAAACTGCCTACAACACAGCAGGAAAAGACTGGACCAGTTAATTCTTTTGAAAAGCAGAATGCTGATAAATGCAAAAGCAGCAGTTTGAAGGAACGTCTGCAAATTGACAAAGGAACCCAAGTGTCAAGTAAAGAATTAAGTTCTTTCaaaaaagagcaagaaaaaaCTGATCATACATATGCAGACAACATGGCAAAGTTGTCCGTAAAGAAGGAGAGAGTTTTCATAACTGAGTCCCTTTCAAAAGATATAACCAAACCAGATCTGACCATGAAACCCAAAACAGACATTCACCAGTCTGTGAAGTCAGAAACGGTTGAAATTAAGCTTTCTGAAGTCAGTCAAGGACAAAAATTGAAAACTTGTGAAGAGAAATCAGCTGAAGAACAAAACtgtagggaaaaaaaggaggTGCTTAAGCAAGACGTAGGAATTAGTGTCAAAGTGCAAACAAAATTACCAGCCGAAATGAAACATAAAAAATTGAGTAGTTACCGAGCTGATGCTGTAAAATTCTCAGATAGTAGCACTGTGGACTTCAAATCAAGACACACAAAATATTCTCAGCATAAATCTGTGAAAGTTCATTCTTTGCAAGAGCAGCCATACAAGCGGAAGATGAAGGAAAATATGGTTGGGAAGAGAGAATTTAAAAAAGCAAAGCTGGAAGAGGAAGGATTGAAACAATCTGAAGGAAAGAGTTCTAAGCAGCTTGCGCACAATTGTTTGCTAAATGCTGACAAAGCTAAAAAACTGAATGGAGAAAATGGTTGGAAACCAAGGAGTTCCTTAGCGGATTGCTCTGTGCTTAAACTGCAGAGAAAAAGGGCTCGATCTTCTAGCATGTCTAAAAGCTTCTTTTCTAGCAAAGAAAGGCATCTCGATGGTCAAAACAAAGACAAGTGCTCTGAGAAGATGTTTCCTGATAAAAATCTTCTATACCTAAACAGAAGAAATAACAGACTAAAGCTGCATCTTCAAAAGGAACCCAAAAAACACTACCTGAACAGAGTG
- the RESF1 gene encoding retroelement silencing factor 1 isoform X2, whose translation MDWNVRPVQNADANTNLQNEGACFTQILPNGHGFPQTNANSSKNACTHAENNQIVYMPAMNVPFPAVNAEGFKTSDQTSPGASVTGNNFFMSKYSVKRHQQMYGPGLKPPLQNSPLRPEMTPTSWPVSNPYSFPCRNVPPLSSQVNTGNNVRSVLGEPQYANTNAYTAQPEMLQHNSLRLATLHQGGIHPQNNSFPLPASGQHVQPQIFNANNQCKVLYSVNQNTGTNVQLTQFQQSQMASEAPRGCSAPSLLPANCVPRPVAHSSMGVPQEMQNVPNGYNINQQRYPLDPKNAPGFNSIQQHCQKQQPGEVSQSIRNVCNPSGSVTANRSFSESSVSSPGTPKELIDVVKEIEALSSKPLSDPASVPESQTSGLINGPINAQIASAAATHGGITKERLAWEAEKLKCLKKRVVLLETVHNYKKRIYNEKNTHSLPPAYPCSPSNCLPCVPKQNVQPPPPEAVRTERPTFMVPHEERNDKNLASADSRRLEVTQSSPQVKQGTLSSSFTPIPSQSKVPAQFNNPESTLEQRDVHALASSPGAVTSSSSASCFAPAGSSVRAASKTLQIGPANSSFLQFALSSTNALKEKTAGATADKILTNLLCSEKPLLDTSAWGGSLVKDSSEKNVESLKGEQASEAHTNSAASETIASGDAQLQTEVAQKKTPFTENATCSQSNCSYSMEEVVACLRLWGKYSPESVSVENKQSNESPTANQASPSDQNAKKGEKNNVLDSMDEAVLPVTTTSVGQKLDTLTSSLIKNFEPQVAVVSPLVLSEQRALSEQAGKIPTPEGKTYPVINSESICSLQEEGENGLSVASTVKRTIENGWSSPSDGVLEQIVDSHLQEVKAADENQRKVSQSAQDARQNGQLGLQNKASLPESGTNFCSQISQEGTRDHEDKQAVLEAGDTSTSLLENNMFCISSVCSLVEGDKFYNPQIAGMFKSLYEKQPSEGNTSGARQKEQHLDLNKTELSNNTAQRESLLLKMLEKSPSHLEKESSGNPPKAVSTSEQSTSFKASSKHPENSLESLANINQKLAQNSLDFSVSITAKTNAPTVPGDHSKQNSMPSKNSMEKDVNFFGAKPSKYLKDQLLALVMEFPYGIEGADMLTKEATQNRSVAEGAENQSQKEVKICEKNSYLKDPVNQTKTAVLRSDQIQELSPGHSQCPSSDSKGEVSQQSEKASADRDKLEGSVQPSQDPCEKEKTPQETSKPSEKSEDRSLMGGVAVAYKTPHCPSQLETPGSEKNDCQLSKAENTDSAETEEKKSQSDALKKENCAAGGGLTISEIIPDSISKNKDICKYTSEMNKKPRLKVDNEYKLPTTQQEKTGPVNSFEKQNADKCKSSSLKERLQIDKGTQVSSKELSSFKKEQEKTDHTYADNMAKLSVKKERVFITESLSKDITKPDLTMKPKTDIHQSVKSETVEIKLSEVSQGQKLKTCEEKSAEEQNCREKKEVLKQDVGISVKVQTKLPAEMKHKKLSSYRADAVKFSDSSTVDFKSRHTKYSQHKSVKVHSLQEQPYKRKMKENMVGKREFKKAKLEEEGLKQSEGKSSKQLAHNCLLNADKAKKLNGENGWKPRSSLADCSVLKLQRKRARSSSMSKSFFSSKERHLDGQNKDKCSEKMFPDKNLLYLNRRNNRLKLHLQKEPKKHYLNRVAFKRTAQERIYLTKLETSPVRPVWHRTTKVSKGSNSKKDVSVSTVEKSCKQEVLEFKLCPEILFRNPAPGEESLAAKNSPERDKVVVEGVKSKKEDWLKCEPVKQKKLEDISTVHQSQQLSWAKLGFTHTSVVCRQGQNLTL comes from the coding sequence atGGACTGGAACGTAAGGCCAGTCCAGAATGCTGATGCAAATACAAACCTGCAAAATGAAGGAGCATGTTTCACTCAGATACTTCCTAATGGACATGGCTTTCCTCAGACAAATGCCAACTCCTCTAAAAATGCCTGCACTCATGCTGAAAATAACCAAATCGTGTATATGCCAGCTATGAATGTTCCTTTCCCTGCTGTAAATGCTGAAGGATTCAAAACTTCAGACCAAACCTCACCAGGAGCATCTGTAACTGGTAATAATTTCTTTATGTCAAAATACTCAGTTAAAAGACATCAGCAGATGTACGGACCAGGTCTGAAACCTCCCCTTCAGAACTCCCCTTTGCGGCCAGAGATGACTCCGACTTCTTGGCCAGTGTCTAATCCCTACAGTTTTCCCTGCAGGAATGTGCCCCCCCTGTCCTCCCAGGTGAACACAGGGAATAATGTAAGGAGCGTGCTTGGGGAGCCCCAGTACGCCAACACCAACGCTTACACGGCGCAGCCAGAAATGCTGCAGCATAATTCCCTGAGACTTGCAACACTACATCAAGGTGGCATTCATCCCCAGAATAAttcttttcctcttcctgctTCCGGGCAACACGTCCAACCCCAAATATTTAATGCCAATAATCAGTGTAAAGTTTTGTATTCGGTGAATCAAAATACTGGGACAAACGTACAGCTGACACAATTTCAGCAGAGTCAGATGGCATCAGAAGCTCCCAGAGGATGTTCTGCACCATCTTTGTTGCCTGCCAACTGTGTTCCAAGGCCTGTAGCACATTCTTCAATGGGTGTACCACAGGAAATGCAAAATGTACCCAATGGATACAACATTAACCAGCAGAGGTACCCACTGGATCCAAAAAATGCTCCTGGGTTTAACAGTATTCAGCAACACTGTCAGAAGCAGCAACCTGGAGAAGTCAGTCAGTCCATTAGGAATGTCTGTAATCCAAGTGGAAGTGTGACAGCAAATCGGTCTTTTAGTGAAAGTTCTGTGTCATCCCCTGGCACTCCCAAAGAACTGATTGATGTTGTGAAAGAAATAGAAGctctttcttcaaagccactgagTGATCCTGCTTCAGTTCCAGAGAGCCAGACTAGTGGTTTGATAAATGGGCCTATTAATGCTCAGATTgcctcagcagcagcaacacATGGAGGAATTACAAAGGAGAGACTAGCTTGGGAAGCTGAAAAGCTGAAATGTCTTAAAAAAAGGGTTGTCCTGCTTGAAACGGTTCATAATTATAAAAAAAGAATCTATAATGAAAAAAATACTCATTCTCTTCCACCTGCTTATCCCTGTTCTCCTTCTAATTGTCTTCCATGTGTGCCCAAACAAAATGTACAGCCTCCCCCACCTGAAGCAGTGAGGACAGAGAGGCCCACATTCATGGTTCCACATGAGGAAAGAAATGACAAAAACCTAGCCAGTGCTGATAGCAGAAGATTGGAGGTGACTCAAAGTAGCCCTCAGGTGAAGCAGGGAACTCTTTCATCAAGCTTCACTCCTATTCCCTCTCAGAGCAAAGTCCCAGCTCAGTTTAATAATCCTGAGAGCACCTTGGAACAAAGGGATGTGCATGCCTTGGCCTCTTCTCCAGGAGCTGTGACTTCCTCGAGCAGTGCTTCGTGTTTTGCTCCAGCAGGgagctctgtcagggctgcaTCAAAGACTCTGCAAATTGGCCCTGCCAACTCATCATTTCTTCAGTTTGCGCTGAGCAGCACAAATGCACTCAAAGAGAAGACAGCTGGTGCTACTGCTGATAAAATACTGACCAATCTCCTGTGTAGTGAAAAACCACTGCTTGATACCTCTGCCTGGGGTGGAAGCTTGGTAAAAGACAGCAGTGAGAAGAACGTAGAAAGTCTGAAAGGTGAGCAGGCATCTGAGGCTCACACAAACTCTGCTGCATCAGAAACAATTGCATCTGGTGATGCTCAGCTGCAGACTGAGGTCGCTCAGAAAAAAACACCATTCACTGAAAATGCAACCTGCAGCCAGAGCAATTGTAGTTACTCTATGGAAGAGGTGGTTGCGTGTCTGCGCCTGTGGGGGAAGTATTCACCAGAATCTGTAAGTGTGGAAAATAAACAGTCAAATGAAAGCCCCACAGCTAATCAGGCTTCACCCTCTGACCAAAATgcaaagaagggagaaaaaaataatgtgCTGGATAGCATGGATGAGGCTGTTTTGCCTGTAACAACTACCTCTGTGGGACAAAAGCTTGATACACTGACTTCCAGTTTGATAAAAAATTTTGAGCCTCAAGTTGCAGTTGTCTCTCCTTTAGTACTTAGTGAACAAAGAGCACTAAGTGAGCAGGCAGGCAAGATCCCAACACCTGAAGGTAAAACCTATCCAGTGATCAACTCAGAGAGCATATGTAGCTTGCAAGAAGAGGGGGAAAATGGTTTAAGTGTGGCAAGTACTGTCAAAAGAACTATAGAAAATGGTTGGTCATCACCCAGTGATGGTGTTCTGGAACAAATAGTGGACTCACATTTGCAAGAGGTCAAAGCAGCTGATGAAAATCAAAGGAAAGTTAGTCAATCTGCACAAGATGCAAGACAAAATGGGCAGCTTGGATTACAAAACAAGGCTTCTCTTCCTGAATCAGGCACAAATTTTTGTAGTCAAATCTCTCAAGAAGGTACAAGAGACCATGAAGACAAGCAagctgtgttagaggcaggggATACATCCACATCTCTGCTGGAAAATAACATGTTTTGTATTTCTAGTGTGTGCTCTCTTGTTGAAGGTGATAAATTTTATAACCcacaaatagcaggcatgttcAAGTCACTCTATGAGAAACAGCCATCAGAGGGAAACACATCTGGTGCAAGGCAAAAGGAGCAACATCTGGACTTGAATAAAACTGAGCTGAGCAATAACACTGCCCAAAGAGAGAGCTTGCTGCTAAAAATGTTGGAAAAATCACCAAGTCATTTGGAGAAGGAAAGCAGTGGCAATCCTCCTAAAGCAGTTTCTACCTCTGAACAAAGCACATCATTCAAGGCATCTTCCAAGCATCCTGAAAATTCCTTAGAAAGTCTTGCTAATATAAATCAGAAGTTAGCTCAAAATTCACTGGATTTCTCTGTCAGCATAACTGCTAAAACAAATGCACCCACTGTTCCAGGAGACCACAGTAAACAAAATTCCATGCCCAGTAAAAATAGCATGGAAAAGGATGTGAACTTTTTTGGAGCAAAACCTAGTAAATATCTAAAAGACCAGCTGCTTGCTCTGGTGATGGAGTTTCCATATGGCATTGAAGGTGCTGATATGCtaacaaaagaagcaacacaaaATCGTTCAGTGGCTGAAGGGGCAGAGAACCAGTCTCAAAAGGAAGTTAAAATTTGTGAGAAGAACTCTTATTTGAAGGACCCAGTAAATCAGACTAAAACTGCAGTGTTAAGATCTGATCAGATCCAAGAACTgtctcctgggcacagccagtgTCCCTCTAGTGACAGCAAGGGAGAAGTGAGTCAGCAGTCAGAAAAGGCTtcagctgacagggacaagcttgAAGGCAGTGTCCAGCCTAGTCAGGATCCATGtgagaaggaaaaaaccccacaagaaaCTTCCAAGCCCAGTGAAAAAAGTGAAGATCGCTCTTTAATGGGTGGTGTAGCTGTAGCATATAAAACACCACATTGTCCCTCTCAATTAGAAACACCTGGTTCAGAGAAAAATGATTGTCAGCTTTCAAAAGCTGAAAATACTGACTCTGCggagacagaagaaaaaaaaagtcagtctgatgccttgaaaaaggaaaactgtGCAGCGGGAGGAGGCCTGACAATTTCTGAAATAATCCCAGACAGTATTAGCAAAAATAAAGATATTTgcaaatacacttctgaaatgaaCAAAAAACCTAGGCTGAAGGTGGATAATGAATACAAACTGCCTACAACACAGCAGGAAAAGACTGGACCAGTTAATTCTTTTGAAAAGCAGAATGCTGATAAATGCAAAAGCAGCAGTTTGAAGGAACGTCTGCAAATTGACAAAGGAACCCAAGTGTCAAGTAAAGAATTAAGTTCTTTCaaaaaagagcaagaaaaaaCTGATCATACATATGCAGACAACATGGCAAAGTTGTCCGTAAAGAAGGAGAGAGTTTTCATAACTGAGTCCCTTTCAAAAGATATAACCAAACCAGATCTGACCATGAAACCCAAAACAGACATTCACCAGTCTGTGAAGTCAGAAACGGTTGAAATTAAGCTTTCTGAAGTCAGTCAAGGACAAAAATTGAAAACTTGTGAAGAGAAATCAGCTGAAGAACAAAACtgtagggaaaaaaaggaggTGCTTAAGCAAGACGTAGGAATTAGTGTCAAAGTGCAAACAAAATTACCAGCCGAAATGAAACATAAAAAATTGAGTAGTTACCGAGCTGATGCTGTAAAATTCTCAGATAGTAGCACTGTGGACTTCAAATCAAGACACACAAAATATTCTCAGCATAAATCTGTGAAAGTTCATTCTTTGCAAGAGCAGCCATACAAGCGGAAGATGAAGGAAAATATGGTTGGGAAGAGAGAATTTAAAAAAGCAAAGCTGGAAGAGGAAGGATTGAAACAATCTGAAGGAAAGAGTTCTAAGCAGCTTGCGCACAATTGTTTGCTAAATGCTGACAAAGCTAAAAAACTGAATGGAGAAAATGGTTGGAAACCAAGGAGTTCCTTAGCGGATTGCTCTGTGCTTAAACTGCAGAGAAAAAGGGCTCGATCTTCTAGCATGTCTAAAAGCTTCTTTTCTAGCAAAGAAAGGCATCTCGATGGTCAAAACAAAGACAAGTGCTCTGAGAAGATGTTTCCTGATAAAAATCTTCTATACCTAAACAGAAGAAATAACAGACTAAAGCTGCATCTTCAAAAGGAACCCAAAAAACACTACCTGAACAGAGTG